The DNA segment AAAATACATCAgcgttactggatcaaaatcctggaaccctgGCTCATAGCATCGTGGGTCTGTTTACGtcaaatgaactgcagcaattcaaggccACAGCTCACcgtccaccttctcaagggtcacTATGGATTGAGAATAAATACTGTCCCAACAACCAATGACAACACCCataaataaatagaaacaaaagaagTTACCAAAGAGGCCGTGAGGTGGCCATCAATCTCATCACTACTCGGATTTAGCAAGGAGAGGGAGAGGTCATCATTATGTGAAATGCAGCAGCTTTCACTATGTGAATGGGAGTAGTCCACTTTAATAAGGCTCCAAGACTCAGAGTGCCCTCCATGCCTGGTCATCTACTCCATCCCACTAAACATCTCACCAGATGCCTGACTCTCAGAAAAAGCCTCTACCTCACCTCCATTTATGTTTAACTCTAGCTCCATGCTGTTGGGGGCTGGGAAGTGTCCTGGAAGTGTTCATCACTCCAAGGGGTACTGCTGGGCTCAGAGAGTTGCAGACTATTTAATTGGCATACAACTCTTGAGGCATCCTGCCTTGACAGGGGCATGAGTCCTGCAtttaacaaagaagaaaaaaagaaaaatggccAAGAGGCCATTAAACTTTTATGGAGAAAGCCAGAAAATCCAGGGCAGGGTGTCCAATCCCTATACCAATTGGTTTGCCAGCATCTTCTGTTCCCTCTTATACCATAAAATCCAGCATTTAAACTCATATACGGGATAAATAAACTATTTAAAAGCAACTAGAAAGGCACATGCTGCAGCATAATTAGTGAATGTCCAAACACAACATTTCTTAGCATTGTCAGGTATTTCACTACATCAGAAAGGATGAATACATTAGCCACAAAATATAAATTATCTGTGGTCAAGTATTTTGAAATCAAACGTGTTATATAATTATAAAAGGATTCTGTAGGATCAAAAAGGGGATATAGATAATCTATAAATTGATGCAATGAAAAAGAAATACAATCCTCATGTAACAGCAAATATTGTTTCAAATAATATTTTCATACTACAAACTGCAGGCCATGAGATACCAACATTAAGGGATGGTGCTTTGATTCTCAGAGAGGCATTATTCAGTAACTACACAAAAATAgctttaacatttcaggtccagtgacccttcctcagtcactgggcccgaaacgttaactctgttttctccaccacagatgctgccagacctgctgagcttttccagcaactttacttttgttcttgatttacagcatctgaagttcttttgttttttttttaaacacaaaaataGCTTCTTGCAACCCTTGATCCATGCAATTTTAAACATTCTTTTTTAATTCTTTGGGATTGGTTCAATTTGTGTCAAATCAGGGATATACATAAGTGAAAAATGGTAAGGACCAATGAACTAGGTTGCATTTAAAATTGAGGGACGCAGAGGACATCAATAAAACAATTTGAATTGTGTTTGTGGATTATAAATGTTTCACAAACCAAGTCTAAACTATATCCAACAGCCTACCAGTTCCAGCCTTGCTTGCTGGAGGGTGAATATTTGTCCATCAGGGTTGTGAGCTTCAGGAGAGCCAATTTCTGTAAGAGGTTGAGCTGAGCAGCAGACTGGCCATCAATCTGGAGGTGTAAATGCTGAGGATCCAAGTTCAGTTCACCCTGCCAGTGTAACCTCTGTCGCCTGGAACATAAAACAGCATTAGGCTGGTAATGTGCTTCTACCAGAGAGGTGGTGAATTATTTTCTTCCCAAAATGACAACAGATGTCAAAAGATGATCTTGTGGGCAATTTTCAGTTTTAAACTCAAATATTTAGATTAGAGTTTAAGTCCTTATTGTATTAGGATGTATTAAAATagtcaaaaaagataaaaacttAAGGAAACAGTACAATTGGCTGGTGTAAAATGCAGTTTTTTTCTTTACTGTAATAAGCTCTACGGAGAGATATTTAAGGAGAGGAAACTAGTACAGCTTTCATAATATGCTGAAAATGGCTTTAATGACAAAACAAACGTTAAGAACATCTAGTTCTCCATGAGTAAACAAtttgaaatctgaaaacaaagtATATACTAGTTTCATTTGTGCGAATTAATCAGTTTtagtcaaaaaaaatcaatgttgaaACTTGTAAAATTTGCCTACTAGTGCTTGTATCCATATGAAAATAAGTTCAAGTGTTTAATTTTCAATCTTTGAGGACTTCAGTATGTAACAGTAAGTCTCAGGTTTTCGGAAAACTACTGATCATTTTCCCCTCAAAGCAAACATTGTTTATTTGGTCCTGCAAGTTCATCTGGCTCAGTTTTCTTAAAATCTCAACAATGCATCAGCATGATCTTGCTATATGTCACATTATTAAATCTTAAAATGAACATCCACAGTCAGCTGCAAAATTTACACAATAGCTTTTAATGAACTGAAGTCCTTTTCAAAGCTGAAACTGACATGCATCACACAAACGTGCCAATATGCTACATGCCTGGTTTGCACACTGGAAGTGCGAGATATTAGCAGTGGAGAGGCGAATACTTTCTAGCACCCAGGTTAGGAACAATGGATGACACAGATTGGACAACTCAAGAACTAAGGAATTTGAACAGGAGAATTTCAGACTGATTTATGGTTGGTTAACAATAGTTATGTTGACTGGCTTGTACAATATAGTGCCCTAATAtcataattaaaataaaatgtttatgaAAAGGAGATTTTGTACTTCCCATATACTTTGAAGAGTACAAGTACCTCGGTGTTGTTACCCATGGGAATTTTCAACTTGATTGCACTACCTGCATTTTCACTAACCCCAGTCCACTTTGCTTGAATATTATATTTAAAAAAGCACATGGCAGCAATAATGCATCATGATAGTACTTCTATATTTAATCAGGGAACGTAAATGGGAATTAGAAGAAAACTGTTAAGTGGAATTAAGAGCCTTACTTCATATCAGACATATGGTACAAATCATGATTTAACTATTTATTGGCACATGTACTGGTGTGCATTGGCTAACAGCAATCACAGAGTGCGAGTTGCACAAAGTGGGTTAAACATTCAACAGTGCAGGTTTTTGAAAGTGATTACAGTAATTAATTCATTCTAACACAAACATGATGGCCACACCAAAACATTTTTGCAATATTGTAAATGTAATGTAAATACTGCTAATCCGTGTAGTTCCACAAAAGGGGTAAGATCAGTAGTTAATACCTGTTACTGTGTGTCAAAGATGAGCCAACTCCTGAGTCCCTCTTGTAATGCACGACGGATGGGTCCGATTCATTGGCAGACTTTTCAGTAATGTCCAAGTTACTAGCTTGTGTTTCCTCATTAACACACCCAAGATGTTTCTCTATCTCCAGATGGATGTCCTTTGGAGAGGATGGATAAGGAGATGTTGAGTCATTTGCAGAATCAGATtctccttcatcagagaactttTCTGACCACTTGTTCACGAATCTTTGAAGGCCATTCACATGCTCCATGACATCATCCAGCTCCGCAAACACTTCATCGTCAGCTGCATCTGCTGCCTCTCCATTGTTCAGGTGAACAAGCTCCCCTGGGATATTATCATAAATACTTACTCGATTGTCTAACAAGTCATGGGAGTCATGTCTACAATCAATCTCCTTTGAACTGCTCACTCGACTGTCCCTGCCAAACCTACTTCGACGATAACCATGGAAACTGCCAGTTCTCCAGTTTACTGAAGTGTCTATTGGTGAAACAATACCATGCTGAAGTGCTTTAGGAAACGTTCCTGGTTTATGGCTTTGCGGAATCTGAAAAAGAAGATGGTCATGTTGACCCTTCTCATTTATAAAGTTCTGTTGGCTAACACTCCTGCAGGATGGTGGTGCTGAATCAAAATTTTCCATATACATTCCATCTCGATTTCTACTGAAGGCTTGGCTCCGAGTTCGAAGGACAGGGCTTGGTGTGCTTACTGTACTACTGTTCTCTGATTGACTGCTACTACTGCAGGTTTGGAAGGAGTATGATGGGTTCTGTCTAAGAAAGGGCTCATCAAGTTCAGCAATGTCAACACAGTTGAGATTTCTCATTTTTTCTTCGTCAAATCCCTCTTGAAGTACAGGCACACTGATAAATGGCCTACATTTTTGTTGATTGTTCCTTTTCTGACTAGAACTTCTTAATCGAAGCTTTTCCATTTTCTTTAACAAACCCTTTCCCCTGGTCTTTGAGAACTTTTGAGTGACCTTTTCATCAGTACCAAAACTGGACAGCTCATTTGGAGATGGTGGGCCACTGAAGGAAGAGTCTGCAGACGGCAACTTAATTGAGGAACATCTTGAGGAACTTCGACTAGTCTCAAAGTCTGTAACGTGTGCTTCAGAGCCTTTCGGCAAGCTGATACTATCACTGcctgcactgctgctactgctgctgtgAACTGATGAGACTTCCTGCTTCTCTTCCAGCTCTGGGAAGATATCATCACAGTCAACACTCTTCAAACATGGGCTACTGGGTAAGCAAAGATTTTCCGGGTGGAAAAGCTCTAATGTCTCCACACGAGACCACTGCTTGCTGTGCCTTTGAAAAGTCCATTTGTTACTGATGGCACAAGGATCTTCATCTTCAGAATCATCACTCTGAAAACAGAAGACAAAAGTAAGCACTGATTCTTTGCGAAGACTGAAGAACAGATATCACCATCATTGACGGAGCATGAaactttggtgatttttttttccccattcatGCATCAGGTCATAGTCATTGAGTCTGATGGAGAATGGCAAAATTTAGTCAAGCTTTTTGTTTGAAGAAGCTTAAGTAGAATTGCATTCATGATCAAAACCAACAATATCTATACTAATTAAATTATTTATAAGTATTTCTATTGTTCATTAACTTGGGCACTTTCAAACAAAATAAGGCCAATATGAGGGTAGAGGAGAGAAAGAGGAGAGGCTAGAACACAATAGAAAAAAAACatgcggggggcggggggagggagaaaaAGAGAGCAAGAAAACCAGTCagataaaagagagagagagtgctcaTGAGAGCAAGCATGATCAAGCAAGGAGAGAAAGCGAAAAGgaaagaagaaaggaagagaacaagTGAAAGAGGGGGTTGGAGtgaagtggggttgggggggggggggggggggggggggaggcggtaAAGGAAAAAAGGATAAAACCGAGTAGCGCGTGCCAGAGTGAGGGCTGAGGAAGGATAAGAAACAGCGTCAAAAGGAATGGACAAAGCAGGCTCGTATGAGGTAAGGAGAagacaaggaggaatttgaaACATCTGAAATCAATATGCCGAGACATCAAATGCCAAAAGAAAGAAGTAGTCACAAGGGTGTGGGACTTTGTAAAGCTGAGGAAGTGATTTGTGATTTCTTGGAGGAGTTGTAACATTCACAGGACGGAGGTGAGGAGGCAAGGTGGGTAGTATTATAAAGttagaaggaaatctgccttggTAACTTAACTGGTGCAAATGGAATTAGAGCTCAAGGTCTACAGAGTATAACATTCCACAATTCTGGACAGATTTGAATGGACGAGCATCTTCAATAATCCATGTATAATGAGAATAATATAGCTAATCACTCCTTTATGTCCCGAATAGACAAGCAGTTAAAGGGATTTTCTCAACCATCTTATGTAGTAATACACGTACATTTGAAACACTTTTTACTTTAGACCCTTGCAAAAATGTTACGTGATTAGTAGATCACAAAGAATTAATATGTAATCATGCCTTTGTGGTTTTTGTTCCGAACACCTCATCTAAGGAAGGAACGGCTTAACCAAAGGGAAATTACTGATGGCATATTATTCGTTTCATTAAAGACATTTATTTGCAATTAGGGTGCATTTTGGTTGCAAGTAATCATTCTCATTTGGAGATCAGTTATATCGGCAGggcttatttatttatttcaactCACCTGTATAGAGCTAGTATAATAAAATTCAGAGTTGGGTATTTGGTGATAGTTGTAGGGATTTGCTCTATTGTTTGCAAAGAAAAAGCCCAAAAACACTGGTAGAGTGTTAAAATTGAACAGAACAGTTTTGTGCTCCAAGGAATGTCATTTCTATTCGGAAGCTGTAGCAACGGTCAGTAATTCTAAAGTGCAACTTACCAATATTAATTTCTATTACTAAAATCATCTTTAAAACAATGACTTGTTGGCAGTTCTTAATATTAATTATGAACATGTGAAAACATGGGAAGAATAGAATGCTTTCggtaaaagaaaaagaacatgaaGGAGCAATTTCTGGCATCCCTACAATTGCACAACTTCACTTATCGTGGGAAATGTTTTAAATGTTCTGTCTTGAATTAATCTGGTTTGAATCTTCAAAAGTAGAACATCAGATTTGTACATTTACTGTCAAAGGTAAAGTATATGTCCTTTCTTTTCCAATCCTTCCACGCCCCTTTGACACCCACTCTTTGTTTGCCACGACAGCCCAGGAACTATGGCCATATCATGGTGGTATTTCTTTCGAAATACCAGAGTATGCTGTTATTTCACCTTCAGAATTTCCTTCCTCTTAAAAGTCTGATTCAGATTGGGAACTCTTCACGATGGCGTACTATTTCAGCTTACAATGTATTGATAAATCAATGATACATTTCTGAACCTTCAATAGTTTTACTTCCTCAAACAGTCCGTACATGTTAAGAAACTGAATTCTGTATTTTTCACCATATGattggaatttaaaataaaataaagtgccAAAAGAATGAACTTACCTTTCTTCCCTCTCTACCAATTTCCAATTTCATCATTGCACATTTGTTCAGCGTTTTCAATCGTCTGAAAAAAAACATCTAAAATTATTAGAGTGTCacagacagaattttttttttttaagaaagttagTTTTTGTTTTAAGGTAAGTTTGTGTTTTGGCTGGAGTGAAACTCTTGAAGAAGTGATTCTCATTAAACCGTATGGCTTCTTGTAGTTGAGTTACCAGAAGTTTGGTTTTCAGGTGAGTTTGAAATCATAGCCAGCAGACTCATTTCCACTGTTAAGGTACAGCTTTTCATTATCCTGGATGCATAGCTGCCCTGCACCTGGTTTGATGGCTTTCACATGACACTCATCTACAAAAGTTGCTGTTCCTTGCTTTAAAGGAGATAAAAGCATAGCTGTTTCACCCATGTCAAATTGAGGGTCCTTTTTCCAAATAATGTGATCTATTAAATCAATAAACTTTGTTATGTAGTTTCACACTGCCCATGTCTGCATCAAGATGAGGGCTCTAGACAATATAAGAAATGATTTTGGGATCCATTTCACTTTCTAACACCCACCGAGATTCAATATCTCTGGCTCATAACAAAACACGAAGACAAGTTGTTTGAATACCTACATTGTTTGTAGGATTTTTAGTCCATCGTTAAGATGCGTAATAATCATGTGTAGTGAGATGTGTGAACTTCAGAAAAGACTGCACAGTTTCTTCACTTAATGTTCATATTAACCAGGTATTAGCAACGTACTTGATGGTCTACATTGCCAAAATTAACACAATTCTATTTTAACAGCTTTCacattaactttttaaaatatgtaataTCTGCATACTTGTACCGGACACGACAATAGATGATAACATTTAATAATAATTCCTGTTTCATTCCCCCTTCCTCACCTAAACTCTATTGTCTTTTAACACGCACATACATCTCAGCCAGCTGTAATTAACTAACCCATATTGATCTCTTAAGATGACTttagggacaaaaacaaaatacagtggatgctgtaaatctgaaaagatgacaaagtgttggagaaacaatggttctggcagcatctgcagagagaaatggaGCTAACCCTGTAGAGCTGAAATCCTGAAGGACGGTCATAATCGGACAAAATATGTCAATcttgcttttctctccacagatgctgccagagtcaCTGATTTCAcaagcagtttttgtttttatgaCTGATAATCAAGTTATGGACTGCACAAAGAACACGGTTGAGGAAAGTTATTCTATTCACCTAAACACAGAAAACCTAAGCTAACCCATGACATCTCCTTTAGGGATTAACTTAGAATTATGACGCTCTTGCAACTAACCAAATATAAAGAGGAAAATGTAGTAAAGCGTATGCAAATCCACAGAAACAAGACTGAGCAATTGAACTGCACAAAGGTTGTACCACGGACAGCCATGGGCAAGGTTTTAGAAATCTGGAGGGTGGATAATGCTGCGCTAACATTtcagaaaggctgcaaggaaaatcAAGGGAACTATAGGCGGTGAACCTGGCATCAGTAATGGGTAAGCTGTTGGACAGGATTCTGAGAGTCAGGATTTACACGtatctggaaaggcaaggactggttagggaaATTCTGCATGGCTTtgagtgggaaatcatgtctcactaacttgatggaattttttttgaagaggtgaccaagaaaaATGGATGAAGACAGAGtgttagatgttgtctacatggacttcagcaaggccttcatcaaggttccacgtggtagattGTTTACGGGATTCAGCgacagctagccaattggatacaaaattgttttGATGATGGCACTGGGCTGTTATTCAGACTGGAGGCACGTGAGCAGCGGGCTGCTAgggggttcagtgctgggtccactgccgtttgtcatttatataaatgatttggatgtgaatacagcaGGTATccttagtaagtttgtagatgacatcaaaattggtggtatagtcgaCAGTGAAGGTAAGTccgagatcttgatcaaatgggcgaATGGGCGGAGAAGCAAACAAAacttaattcagataaatgcaaggccTTGCATTTaggtaagacaaaccaggacagATCTTACACCATtcaatggtagagccctgggggatgttgttgaacaaagagacccaaGGGTGGAGGTACATAGTTTCTAGAAAGGTGATATCAGCAGTAGTTAGGGTGAAGATGCATTTAGCACACTTACTTTCATTGGTCAAAGCACTCCGAGTATAGGAGTGGGATATCATGTTGCGACTATAGAGGGCGTCGGTGAGGACGCACTCTGAATACCATGCGCAACTCTGGTTGCcctggaaggatattattaaactggaaacgaTGTTGAAAAAAATTTAAGGATACTGCCAAAAGTGGGGGGTTTGAGGCTGGATAGATTGGGACTTTTCCAACTGGAACGTAgcaggctgagaggtgaccttatggaagtttataaaaatcatgacaGACACAGATGATGTGAACAGCCACGGTCTTTTCCCAAAGGTAGGGggctccaaaactagagggcaatgGTTTAAGCTGAgtggaggaagatttaaaaaggggcctaaggggcagctttttacCCCCCTCAGAGGGCAGTGAGTACATGGAATGTCCTGCCAAAGTGGTAGGTGCAGGTatagatacaacatttaaaaggcatttggataggtacatgagtaggaaaggtttgcatGGAAATGGGCCAAACGTAGGCAAACGCGACCAGACAAAATgagaccagggatgtgcaggttaggtgtattagccatggggagtgcaggattatagggatagtacgggtctgggtgggatgctctttggacgttTGGTATTGATTCAATGTTCCATCATGCTTAGAACTAATGTCTAATTTATACTAACCACAAAACCCTGTAATTCCCCACAATTAACCAGAATTTAACTATTATATCCCAGTTCCTcctgtgtctctgtgctgtaaattctggATGGTGCTCAGGATCCTGAATTCTCGGCCCTGCATTGTAATTGGGTTTTACAATTGCTCCACAGATCACTGCAAACCATGCATCAATAACCAggacaatcaaatcaaatcagtttaTGACCTTTTGCAGCATAGAAGTGCAGCTATTCCCAAAACATTACTCTCAAATATTTCGTATGAGAGATCTAAAGGAGTGGTAGTTATTTTGTATTGGCGATGCCTTCTATTACAATGTTTGGCTGAGACTTCAAGTATCAGATTTGATACCCATATGCCTTCCAACTGACTACAAGCAGAGGAACATTTAGCATTTTTATACAAAGTTAATCAGCTGCACACAAACTGTTAAGATCAGAGGAAATAAGAACAAGGGTAGGTCATCTGggcccttcagcctgctctgccatttaataggattacggctgatctgacattcctgaCATCCACTTTCCTATGTATTCCCTGCAACCCTCAATTCCCCGATTGATCAAGAATCCAACTTTAAAACTTTGTTTTGTAAGGGTGAAGGTTTTATTGAAGGACAATGCAATCAAGTTTTTAAAGAATACATTGTACATTGATTCAGTTCTTTATAGTAGTTAGTTAACACGCATTGGATAGGGTTCCTGGACTTTCTCAAATATGACTATTCACCACAGGCCTAATTTAAAATTCTGCAGCTGGTCACACAGTATTAGCACACAAAGCAATGTCTTAAAAATTAAAGAATCAAGTAAAGCTCAGGCCAAGGTCCAATTAAGTAGATTAGCCTAACTAGTGCATCAATAACGTAAACACAATTTTGTAAGTCAGCAGTCCTCCTGAGAGACTGTTTACCTGAATGTGGAGGTTAGTATAAAAGCAATAGAATcagcactgaatttttttttggtggggggtggggagaagaggTGGTGGGTGATGATGCAGAAAGAAAAAAGTTGCCAATGATGCTCTAGCCATTTCTGGAATGGTTTTTTTTCCCATGATAGCAGTTTAAATATGGAGCCAAAAATCAAGGAGAATGTCAG comes from the Stegostoma tigrinum isolate sSteTig4 chromosome 13, sSteTig4.hap1, whole genome shotgun sequence genome and includes:
- the si:dkeyp-23e4.3 gene encoding rho GTPase-activating protein 7 isoform X2, with protein sequence MIVKQIEAKDACDWLKAAGFPQYSQLFEASQFPIDIEVVKNDHEFLDRDATESLCRRLKTLNKCAMMKLEIGREGRKSDDSEDEDPCAISNKWTFQRHSKQWSRVETLELFHPENLCLPSSPCLKSVDCDDIFPELEEKQEVSSVHSSSSSSAGSDSISLPKGSEAHVTDFETSRSSSRCSSIKLPSADSSFSGPPSPNELSSFGTDEKVTQKFSKTRGKGLLKKMEKLRLRSSSQKRNNQQKCRPFISVPVLQEGFDEEKMRNLNCVDIAELDEPFLRQNPSYSFQTCSSSSQSENSSTVSTPSPVLRTRSQAFSRNRDGMYMENFDSAPPSCRSVSQQNFINEKGQHDHLLFQIPQSHKPGTFPKALQHGIVSPIDTSVNWRTGSFHGYRRSRFGRDSRVSSSKEIDCRHDSHDLLDNRVSIYDNIPGELVHLNNGEAADAADDEVFAELDDVMEHVNGLQRFVNKWSEKFSDEGESDSANDSTSPYPSSPKDIHLEIEKHLGCVNEETQASNLDITEKSANESDPSVVHYKRDSGVGSSLTHSNRRQRLHWQGELNLDPQHLHLQIDGQSAAQLNLLQKLALLKLTTLMDKYSPSSKQGWNWTVPKFIRKMKAPDYKDHVVFGVPLLLNMQRTGHPLPKGILQAMRFLRSHCLDQVGLFRKSGVKSRIQALREMNESCPDGVSYEGQSAFDVADMVKQYFRDLPEPLLTTKLCESFLHIYQFLPIDQQLPAVQAAILLLPDENREALQTLLFFLCDVVACVNENQMTPTNLAVCLAPSLFHLNTLRRESTTSRVSQRKYSLGKPDQRDLSENLAATQGLSHMITECTNLFLVPEQWVEQCQSLSIGQDFQSDFEDGPNRSAWYLNVKAALQGSLHNLLKEAKEKFKGWVSCCSVEHVEIAFKKVDDNHPLRSWKVSTEVDKTPEEILKHLLREHHLWEKDLLQSKVIENLDDETEIYHHTISSAFPHPARDYTVLRTWQTDTQTGMCLLAATSVDVKEAPLLGVRANVITSQHLIEPIGATKSKLSHVCRIDTRGRTPEWYNKVFGHCCAAELLKIRDSFAVPDAELRETQI